The following proteins come from a genomic window of Thiothrix unzii:
- the accD gene encoding acetyl-CoA carboxylase, carboxyltransferase subunit beta — MSWFEKLRLPSRIRTDANNTEKKSIPEGLWHQCPACQAVLYRAELERNLEVCPKCDHHMRLSGRRRLEVFLDAEGREEIAANVAPTDMLKFRDTKKYKDRLAAAQKETGEKDALIVMKGTVLGVPLVAAAFDFRFMGGSMGSVVGERFVRGAEAAMAQNIPYICFAASGGARMQEALFSLMQMSKTSAVLTRLSDKSVPFISVLTDPTMGGVSASFAMLGDLHIAEPKALIGFAGPRVIEQTVREKLPEGFQRSEFLQEKGAIDMIVHRKAMRETIAEVVAMLQHRPAPVAQDLSSAA; from the coding sequence ATGAGTTGGTTTGAAAAACTGCGTCTGCCTTCACGCATCCGCACCGATGCGAACAATACTGAAAAAAAGTCGATTCCTGAAGGTTTGTGGCATCAATGCCCAGCGTGTCAGGCGGTACTCTACCGCGCGGAATTGGAACGCAATCTGGAGGTTTGCCCCAAGTGTGACCACCATATGCGCCTTTCCGGGCGGCGGCGTTTGGAAGTGTTTTTGGATGCCGAAGGGCGTGAAGAAATCGCTGCAAACGTTGCCCCGACTGATATGCTGAAATTCCGCGATACCAAGAAATACAAAGACCGTTTGGCTGCGGCGCAAAAGGAAACCGGCGAAAAAGACGCACTGATCGTGATGAAAGGCACGGTGTTGGGTGTGCCGTTGGTAGCTGCTGCATTCGATTTCCGTTTCATGGGCGGGTCAATGGGTTCGGTGGTCGGTGAACGTTTTGTGCGCGGTGCGGAAGCGGCAATGGCGCAAAATATTCCGTACATTTGTTTCGCTGCCAGTGGCGGGGCGCGGATGCAGGAAGCTTTGTTTTCCCTGATGCAAATGTCCAAAACCAGCGCGGTATTGACGCGCCTGAGCGATAAAAGCGTGCCATTTATTTCCGTATTGACCGACCCGACCATGGGTGGGGTATCGGCAAGTTTTGCGATGTTGGGAGATTTACACATTGCTGAACCCAAAGCCTTGATTGGTTTCGCCGGGCCGCGCGTGATTGAGCAAACGGTGCGTGAAAAATTACCAGAAGGTTTCCAGCGCAGTGAGTTTTTGCAGGAAAAAGGTGCGATTGACATGATTGTCCACCGCAAAGCGATGCGCGAAACCATTGCTGAAGTGGTGGCTATGTTGCAACACCGCCCCGCACCCGTTGCACAAGATTTGTCGAGTGCTGCGTGA
- the trpA gene encoding tryptophan synthase subunit alpha, translating to MSRIAACFAALKAQGKTALIPYVTAGDPHPSITVPLMHRMVAAGANIIELGVPFSDPMADGPTIQQAHERALKHNTSLHDILGMVAEFRQADATTPVVLMGYLNPIEIMGYAEFAKAAEAAGVDGALTVDLPPEEGMGVLPLFREHGIDPIFLLSPTTPERRIATVAQAGGGFIYYVSLKGVTGASTLDVGQVAQHIAQIRQHTDLPLGVGFGIKDAATAAAVAKTADAVVVGSAVIKLIEATPDDHAAIMDGISDLLVSMRTAMDAGV from the coding sequence ATGAGTCGCATCGCCGCTTGTTTCGCCGCCCTCAAAGCACAGGGCAAAACCGCATTGATTCCTTATGTCACGGCGGGCGATCCGCACCCGTCGATCACCGTGCCGCTCATGCACCGCATGGTGGCTGCTGGTGCAAACATTATCGAACTCGGTGTGCCGTTTTCCGACCCGATGGCGGATGGCCCAACGATCCAGCAAGCGCACGAACGCGCCCTGAAACACAATACCAGCCTGCACGACATCCTTGGTATGGTGGCAGAATTCCGCCAAGCCGATGCCACTACGCCCGTGGTGCTGATGGGCTATTTGAACCCGATTGAAATCATGGGTTACGCCGAATTTGCCAAAGCGGCAGAAGCAGCGGGTGTTGACGGTGCACTGACGGTGGATTTACCGCCGGAAGAGGGCATGGGCGTATTGCCTTTGTTCCGCGAACATGGCATTGACCCGATTTTCCTGTTGTCACCGACCACGCCGGAGCGTCGTATAGCAACGGTGGCGCAAGCGGGCGGCGGTTTCATTTACTACGTCTCGCTGAAAGGCGTGACGGGCGCAAGTACATTGGATGTCGGGCAAGTCGCGCAACACATTGCGCAAATCCGTCAACATACTGATTTACCGTTGGGTGTTGGTTTCGGCATTAAAGACGCGGCAACAGCAGCGGCAGTAGCGAAAACAGCAGATGCAGTGGTCGTCGGTAGTGCGGTCATCAAGTTGATCGAAGCGACACCTGACGATCATGCTGCTATCATGGATGGCATTAGTGATTTGTTAGTATCCATGCGCACTGCGATGGACGCTGGGGTTTAA
- the trpB gene encoding tryptophan synthase subunit beta: MPDKAGHFGAYGGRFVAETLMEPIYELEQAYEKLKNDPAFQAEFDRDLKYYVGRPSPLYLAERWTRELGGAKVYLKREDLNHTGAHKINNTIGQALLAKFMGKKRIIAETGAGQHGVASATIAARLGLECVVYMGAEDVQRQAPNVFRMKLLGATVVPVTSGSKTLKDALNEAMRDWVTNVDDTFYIIGTVAGPHPYPAMVRDFQSVIGREAREQILEQEGRLPDALVACVGGGSNAIGLFHPFLADESVAIYGVEAGGDGIETGKHAAPLCAGKPGVLHGNRTYLMEDTNGQIIETHSISAGLDYPGVGPEHAWLKDIGRANYVSVTDAEAMQGFHALTRIEGIIPALESSHALAYAMKLAPTMSKDQSIIVNLSGRGDKDINTIARLEGITL, translated from the coding sequence ATGCCGGACAAAGCCGGGCATTTTGGCGCATACGGCGGGCGTTTCGTCGCAGAAACGTTGATGGAACCCATCTACGAACTCGAACAAGCCTACGAAAAGCTCAAAAACGACCCAGCCTTTCAAGCCGAATTCGATCGCGACCTCAAATACTACGTCGGTCGCCCCAGCCCCTTGTATCTGGCGGAACGCTGGACACGCGAACTCGGCGGCGCAAAAGTCTACCTTAAGCGCGAAGATCTGAACCATACCGGCGCACACAAGATCAACAACACCATTGGTCAAGCCTTGCTCGCCAAATTCATGGGCAAGAAGCGCATTATCGCTGAAACCGGCGCAGGTCAACACGGCGTAGCCTCAGCCACCATCGCCGCTCGCCTCGGTTTGGAATGCGTGGTCTACATGGGCGCAGAAGACGTGCAACGCCAAGCCCCCAATGTGTTCCGCATGAAATTGCTGGGCGCAACCGTTGTTCCTGTCACCTCCGGCTCCAAAACGCTGAAAGACGCGCTCAACGAAGCGATGCGTGACTGGGTAACGAATGTCGATGACACCTTTTACATTATCGGTACAGTTGCAGGCCCGCACCCATATCCCGCAATGGTGCGCGATTTCCAATCCGTGATCGGGCGTGAAGCGCGTGAACAGATTCTGGAGCAGGAAGGGCGTTTGCCCGATGCGTTGGTGGCTTGTGTCGGCGGTGGTTCTAACGCTATTGGCTTGTTCCACCCCTTCCTCGCGGATGAATCCGTCGCCATTTACGGCGTGGAGGCAGGAGGTGACGGCATCGAAACCGGCAAACACGCTGCCCCGTTGTGCGCAGGCAAACCGGGCGTATTACACGGCAACCGCACCTATTTAATGGAAGACACCAACGGGCAAATCATCGAAACCCATTCGATTTCAGCTGGTTTGGACTACCCCGGTGTCGGCCCCGAACACGCTTGGTTGAAAGACATTGGTCGTGCCAACTACGTGTCAGTGACGGATGCGGAAGCGATGCAAGGTTTCCACGCCTTAACCCGCATCGAAGGCATTATTCCCGCACTGGAAAGCAGCCATGCGCTGGCTTACGCGATGAAACTTGCGCCAACTATGTCTAAAGACCAAAGCATTATCGTCAACCTCTCCGGACGTGGCGACAAAGACATCAACACCATTGCACGGCTGGAGGGCATTACGCTATGA
- a CDS encoding toxin-antitoxin system TumE family protein — protein MKAELITRFRDISPTGDGIELVVWRVPEPVPPTTHGYKYRLVYIVGGKRVVGFDNERGKGDHFHLNDAEYTYTFTGIAPLIEDFLTEVEKWKSAN, from the coding sequence ATGAAAGCCGAGTTAATTACCCGTTTCCGCGACATATCACCCACTGGTGATGGTATTGAGTTAGTGGTTTGGCGTGTGCCCGAACCTGTGCCTCCGACCACGCACGGCTACAAATACCGTCTGGTTTATATCGTCGGTGGCAAGCGTGTAGTGGGTTTCGATAACGAACGCGGCAAAGGCGATCACTTCCATCTAAATGACGCTGAATATACCTACACATTTACTGGCATTGCCCCCTTAATCGAAGATTTTCTGACGGAGGTAGAAAAATGGAAAAGCGCAAACTGA
- a CDS encoding class I SAM-dependent DNA methyltransferase: MITTDTHADAFIQRWQGKDGSEKANFQLFLGELCELLDVEKPQPALGDNVLNTYVFERRIDLVKVDGSSNTGFIDLYRRDCFVLEGKSTGKKYGSTGLDTAMSRARNQAEGYIRNLPASEKKPPFMILTDVGHVIELYAEFSCSNSTYTQFPDSSSYRIKLDDLRKPDIRARLAAVWTDPHSLDESKKAAKVTKQIATQLAALAKSLEVAHAAETVGTFLMRCLFTMFAEDVELLPKDRFTHLLEKLLDKPERFKPAMENLWLMMDKGGYDNSEFVEIKRFNGGLFAGAMALALDKAQIQMLLNASAADWRYVEPAIFGTLLERALNPKERHKLGAHYTPRAYVERLVLPTVLEPLRQQWRDVQVEALLEERQAAKADSKAKKPSRGRKNKEAIAKIRAFHQHLCHLRILDPACGSGNFLYVTLEHLKRLEGEVLNTLAGLGDVQGSLEMEGVSVSPQQFLGLEVNPRAAAIAEMVLWIGYLQWHFRVHGNVSPAEPILRDFHNIENRDAVLAYDGVENVLDAAGNPVTRWDGRTFKTHPVTGKDVPDETAQVPVLRYLNPRKAEWPAADYIIGNPPFIGAAPMRATLGDGYVEALRKAWVDVPESSDFVMYWWHKAAETVRASKAQRFGFITTNSLRQTFNRRVVQAQLEAKEPLSLIFAIPDHPWVDSGDGAAVRIAMTVGQGGDLAGTLQTVTAESTTDGEDAHNIEFKTRTGKLHADLTAGANIAAAKALQANLGISSPGVKLHGSGFIVTREEAALLGFGTIPGIEKHIREYRNGRDITQSPRDVLVIDLFGLDADGVRQQFPCLYQWILERVKPERDQNNRAIYRDYWWLFGEPRKEWRRMYANINCYIATVETSKHRTFVFLDKNILPDNKLINLAMDDAWLFGVLSSRVHVRWADVTGSRLGVGNDSVYVKTTCFETFPFPDASDEQKAEIRTIAEKIDAHRKRQQAAHPTLTLTNMYNVLEKLRSGEVLNDKDKVIHAQALTSILQELHDNLDRAVFAAYGWDDLAAELVGKPGATTPLPDKPEAQAQAEETLLSRLVDLNTQRAAEEANGTIRWLRPDFQAPDKQASTPLSQQEDLALADDDSGSHSEVEGNIPAAKRDWPKLLRDQIKIVREELIIAPRSVKALAVLFKRSKIPDIENVLDGMVELGAITTDGQVYWVV, translated from the coding sequence ATGATCACCACCGACACGCACGCGGACGCTTTCATCCAACGCTGGCAAGGCAAAGACGGCTCGGAAAAGGCTAATTTTCAGCTTTTCCTTGGTGAGTTGTGTGAATTGCTGGACGTGGAAAAGCCTCAGCCTGCACTCGGTGATAACGTCTTGAACACTTACGTGTTTGAGCGGCGCATTGATCTGGTTAAGGTTGATGGCAGTTCCAACACCGGCTTTATCGACCTGTATCGACGCGATTGTTTTGTGCTGGAAGGCAAATCGACGGGCAAGAAGTACGGTTCTACCGGATTGGATACGGCTATGAGCCGCGCTCGTAACCAAGCGGAAGGCTATATTCGTAATCTGCCCGCCTCTGAGAAAAAGCCGCCGTTCATGATTTTGACCGATGTGGGGCATGTGATTGAACTGTATGCGGAATTTTCCTGTTCCAATTCAACCTATACCCAGTTCCCTGATAGCAGCTCGTACCGCATCAAACTCGATGATTTGCGTAAGCCGGACATCCGTGCGCGGCTGGCGGCGGTGTGGACTGACCCGCATAGTCTTGATGAATCCAAAAAAGCCGCCAAAGTCACCAAGCAGATTGCGACGCAATTGGCAGCATTGGCGAAATCGCTGGAAGTTGCGCACGCGGCGGAAACGGTGGGTACGTTTTTGATGCGTTGCTTGTTTACCATGTTCGCGGAAGATGTGGAGCTATTACCCAAAGACCGTTTCACGCACTTGCTAGAAAAGCTGTTGGATAAGCCAGAACGCTTTAAGCCAGCGATGGAAAACTTGTGGTTGATGATGGATAAAGGTGGTTATGACAACAGCGAGTTTGTTGAGATTAAACGCTTTAACGGTGGGCTGTTTGCAGGGGCGATGGCACTCGCGTTAGACAAAGCGCAAATCCAGATGTTGCTGAATGCCTCAGCAGCGGATTGGCGTTATGTTGAACCGGCGATTTTCGGGACGTTGTTGGAACGTGCTTTGAACCCGAAAGAGCGGCACAAGTTGGGGGCGCATTATACGCCGCGTGCTTACGTGGAGCGGCTGGTGTTGCCGACGGTGCTGGAGCCATTGCGCCAGCAGTGGAGGGATGTGCAGGTCGAGGCATTGTTGGAAGAGCGTCAAGCAGCGAAGGCGGATAGTAAAGCAAAGAAGCCGAGCAGGGGACGCAAGAATAAGGAAGCGATTGCGAAAATTCGGGCATTTCATCAGCATTTGTGCCATTTGCGGATTCTTGATCCGGCGTGTGGGTCGGGTAACTTTTTGTATGTGACTTTGGAACACCTCAAGCGTTTGGAAGGTGAGGTGTTGAATACGCTGGCGGGTTTGGGCGATGTGCAGGGTTCGCTGGAAATGGAAGGTGTGTCGGTGAGTCCGCAGCAGTTTTTGGGGCTGGAGGTGAATCCACGGGCGGCGGCGATTGCGGAAATGGTGTTGTGGATTGGGTATCTGCAATGGCATTTTCGGGTGCATGGCAATGTGTCGCCTGCCGAGCCGATTTTGCGTGACTTCCACAATATCGAGAATCGCGATGCGGTGCTGGCATATGACGGCGTGGAAAACGTGCTGGATGCGGCGGGGAATCCCGTGACGCGCTGGGATGGGCGCACCTTCAAAACGCATCCGGTGACGGGCAAAGATGTGCCGGATGAAACCGCGCAAGTGCCAGTGTTGCGCTACCTCAATCCGCGCAAGGCCGAGTGGCCTGCCGCCGATTACATCATCGGCAATCCACCGTTTATTGGGGCTGCGCCGATGCGGGCGACGTTGGGGGATGGCTATGTGGAAGCGTTGCGTAAGGCGTGGGTTGATGTGCCGGAATCGAGCGATTTTGTGATGTATTGGTGGCACAAAGCGGCGGAAACGGTACGGGCGAGCAAGGCGCAACGCTTTGGTTTTATCACCACCAACAGTTTGCGCCAGACGTTTAATCGCCGTGTCGTGCAAGCGCAACTCGAAGCCAAAGAGCCGCTGTCGTTGATTTTTGCCATTCCCGACCATCCGTGGGTGGACAGTGGCGACGGCGCGGCGGTACGCATTGCCATGACCGTGGGGCAAGGGGGCGACCTTGCCGGAACGCTGCAAACCGTCACCGCCGAATCCACCACCGACGGCGAAGATGCCCACAACATCGAATTCAAAACCCGTACCGGCAAACTCCACGCCGACCTAACCGCAGGCGCAAACATTGCCGCAGCCAAAGCACTGCAAGCCAATCTTGGTATTAGTTCGCCCGGTGTAAAATTGCATGGTTCTGGTTTTATTGTGACTCGTGAAGAAGCCGCACTATTGGGGTTTGGTACAATTCCGGGTATTGAAAAGCATATCCGCGAATACCGGAATGGGCGTGATATAACCCAAAGTCCACGTGATGTTTTGGTTATTGACTTGTTTGGCCTTGATGCTGATGGTGTCCGGCAGCAGTTTCCATGCTTGTATCAGTGGATTCTTGAACGTGTCAAACCGGAGCGCGATCAAAATAATCGGGCTATTTATCGTGACTATTGGTGGCTATTCGGTGAGCCGAGAAAAGAATGGCGGCGTATGTATGCCAATATAAACTGCTACATTGCGACTGTCGAAACGAGTAAACACCGTACTTTTGTCTTTCTGGACAAAAACATTCTGCCTGATAACAAATTGATAAACCTTGCGATGGATGATGCGTGGTTATTTGGTGTGTTATCGAGTCGAGTTCATGTACGTTGGGCTGATGTAACTGGTAGTCGCTTGGGCGTTGGTAATGATTCGGTTTATGTGAAAACAACGTGTTTCGAGACGTTTCCGTTTCCTGATGCGAGTGACGAGCAGAAGGCGGAAATTCGGACGATTGCCGAGAAAATCGACGCGCACCGCAAACGCCAGCAAGCCGCCCACCCAACCCTGACGCTAACCAATATGTACAACGTGTTGGAAAAGTTGCGTAGCGGTGAAGTGCTGAACGACAAGGATAAAGTGATTCACGCACAAGCCCTTACCAGCATCCTGCAAGAACTCCACGACAACCTAGACCGCGCCGTTTTCGCCGCCTACGGATGGGATGACCTCGCCGCCGAACTCGTCGGCAAACCCGGTGCTACTACGCCACTCCCCGACAAGCCCGAAGCCCAAGCGCAAGCCGAAGAAACCCTCCTTAGCCGCCTCGTTGATCTCAATACCCAACGCGCAGCCGAAGAAGCCAACGGCACAATCCGCTGGTTACGCCCCGACTTTCAAGCACCGGATAAGCAGGCTTCGACTCCGCTCAGCCAACAGGAAGACCTTGCGCTTGCCGACGACGACAGCGGTTCCCATAGCGAAGTCGAAGGGAATATCCCCGCAGCCAAACGTGACTGGCCTAAGCTGTTACGCGATCAAATCAAAATCGTGCGTGAGGAGCTGATTATCGCACCGCGTTCGGTCAAAGCACTCGCCGTCCTGTTCAAACGCAGCAAAATTCCAGATATTGAAAACGTCCTAGATGGCATGGTGGAGTTAGGTGCAATCACCACGGATGGTCAGGTTTATTGGGTGGTGTGA
- a CDS encoding phosphoribosylanthranilate isomerase, with protein sequence MRCRVKVCGITSVTDALMVGAAGVDAIGLVFYPKSKRNLSITQAAEICAAVPPFITTVGLFLDASADFVREVLAAVPLDILQFHGSETPDYCRQFSRPYLKAVGMKGLAESGGFAAYAARFPDAQGFLVDSHAPGAAGGTGETFDWTQVPQDYPKPIILAGGLTAENVAEAIRTSRVYAVDVSSGVESAPGVKDAAKVQAFMMDVARQQATDRMLAMAERSVAASEGRRWTRDELYDR encoded by the coding sequence ATGCGTTGTCGGGTAAAAGTGTGCGGAATCACGTCAGTCACGGATGCGCTCATGGTTGGTGCGGCAGGTGTGGATGCGATTGGTTTGGTGTTTTACCCCAAGAGCAAACGCAATCTGAGCATCACGCAAGCGGCGGAAATTTGTGCCGCCGTCCCTCCTTTTATTACCACCGTTGGCTTATTTTTAGATGCGTCAGCGGATTTCGTGCGCGAAGTATTGGCAGCCGTGCCGTTGGATATTTTGCAGTTCCACGGTTCGGAAACGCCGGACTATTGCCGCCAATTTTCCCGCCCGTACTTAAAAGCAGTGGGCATGAAAGGGCTGGCGGAATCGGGTGGCTTTGCGGCGTATGCAGCGCGTTTTCCTGATGCGCAAGGCTTTTTGGTGGATAGCCATGCACCGGGCGCGGCGGGTGGCACGGGCGAAACCTTTGATTGGACGCAAGTGCCGCAGGATTATCCCAAGCCGATTATTCTCGCTGGTGGTTTGACGGCGGAAAATGTCGCGGAAGCGATTCGCACCAGCCGCGTGTATGCGGTGGATGTGAGCAGTGGGGTGGAATCTGCACCCGGCGTGAAGGATGCGGCGAAGGTGCAGGCGTTTATGATGGATGTGGCACGGCAGCAGGCAACGGATAGAATGCTGGCAATGGCTGAACGTTCAGTAGCGGCTAGTGAAGGTCGTCGTTGGACAAGGGATGAATTGTATGATCGGTAA
- the bioA gene encoding adenosylmethionine--8-amino-7-oxononanoate transaminase yields the protein MTTTNLDRQHVWHPFTQAQTAPDPIPITSAKGIRLYAEDGREFLDLISSWWVNLHGHAHPTIAAAIAKQAHTLEQVIFAGFTHQPAAQLAHELVQRLPAGLTRVFFSDDGSTAVEVALKMALQYWRNQGEAQRTRFLAFEGGYHGDTVGAMSVGRGSDFFSTYGSLLFEVGLLPYPQTWDGDADVVSKEQAALAVLDTYLAQHGETLAGVIIEPLVQGAAGMRMCRPEFLQQLAAKLRAAGILLIFDEVMTGFGRTGAMFAAIKAQVMPDLICLSKGLTAGFLPMSVTVASEAIYAAFLGENFDRALIHGHSFTANPLGCAAALASLQVFEDEQTLAKLPQIEAWHRQGLAQLAGHPAVQHVRVTGTIAAFDVVTTDAGYTSAVGAKLKAFFHERGLLLRPLGNVIYLLPPYCVTQDELALAYQTIGEALIGY from the coding sequence ATGACGACCACCAACCTCGACCGCCAGCACGTCTGGCATCCCTTTACCCAAGCCCAGACCGCGCCCGACCCAATCCCGATCACTTCTGCCAAAGGTATTCGTTTGTACGCCGAAGACGGGCGAGAATTCCTCGATCTGATTTCGTCTTGGTGGGTGAATTTGCACGGGCACGCGCACCCGACGATTGCCGCTGCGATTGCCAAACAAGCGCACACCTTGGAGCAAGTGATTTTCGCCGGATTTACTCATCAGCCTGCGGCGCAATTGGCGCACGAATTGGTGCAACGCTTACCCGCCGGATTAACCCGCGTGTTTTTCAGCGATGATGGTTCGACAGCCGTGGAAGTGGCGTTGAAAATGGCATTGCAATATTGGCGCAACCAAGGCGAAGCGCAGCGTACCCGCTTTCTTGCGTTTGAAGGCGGCTATCATGGCGATACGGTTGGGGCAATGTCGGTGGGGCGGGGTTCTGATTTTTTCAGCACTTACGGGAGTTTGTTGTTTGAGGTGGGTTTATTGCCTTACCCGCAAACGTGGGACGGCGATGCAGATGTGGTGAGTAAAGAGCAAGCGGCGTTAGCGGTGTTGGATACGTATTTGGCACAACACGGTGAAACTTTAGCTGGGGTAATTATCGAGCCATTGGTGCAGGGGGCTGCGGGAATGCGGATGTGTCGCCCGGAATTTCTGCAACAGTTGGCGGCAAAGTTACGTGCGGCGGGTATTTTGCTGATTTTCGATGAAGTCATGACCGGTTTTGGGCGCACGGGCGCGATGTTTGCGGCGATCAAGGCGCAAGTCATGCCTGATTTGATCTGTTTGTCGAAGGGGCTGACAGCCGGTTTTTTGCCAATGTCAGTGACAGTGGCGAGTGAGGCGATTTATGCGGCATTTTTGGGTGAAAACTTTGATCGTGCGTTGATCCACGGGCATTCGTTTACCGCGAATCCGTTGGGTTGTGCGGCGGCCTTGGCCTCGTTGCAAGTGTTTGAAGATGAGCAAACACTGGCGAAATTACCGCAAATTGAAGCTTGGCATCGGCAGGGATTGGCGCAATTGGCAGGGCATCCGGCGGTTCAGCACGTGCGGGTGACGGGAACGATTGCGGCATTTGATGTGGTCACGACGGATGCAGGGTATACCTCGGCGGTGGGTGCGAAGCTCAAGGCTTTTTTCCACGAGCGTGGTTTGTTGCTGCGTCCGTTGGGGAATGTGATTTATTTGTTGCCACCGTATTGCGTGACCCAAGACGAATTGGCGTTGGCTTACCAGACAATCGGTGAGGCGTTAATTGGGTATTAA